In Oscillatoria acuminata PCC 6304, a single window of DNA contains:
- a CDS encoding sugar phosphate nucleotidyltransferase, with protein MKAMILAAGKGTRVRPITYTTPKPMIPILQKPVMEFLVELLRQHGFNQIMVNVSHLANEIENYFRDGQRFGVEIGYSFEGRIVDGELVGEALGSAGGMKRIQDFNPFFDDTFVVLCGDALIDLDLTEAVRWHKEKGSIATIVMKSVPREEVSSYGVIVTDETGRVKQFQEKPSVAEAISTNINTGIYIFEPEVLNYIPSGQEYDIGGQLFPQLVEMGAPFYGIAMDFQWVDIGKVPDYWRAIRGVLNGEIQNVSIPGKELIPGVYTGLNVAVNLDKVDIKGPVYIGAMTQIEDGAKIIGPSMIGPSCRICSGATVENSVIFEYSRLGPGVRLVDKLVFGRYCVDKTGASIDVQAAALDWLITDTRQAIPVNTPEEGRAIAELLESEGRP; from the coding sequence ATGAAAGCCATGATTCTGGCAGCGGGTAAGGGTACCCGAGTCCGTCCGATTACATACACCACCCCCAAACCGATGATTCCCATCCTGCAAAAACCAGTGATGGAGTTTTTAGTGGAATTACTTCGCCAGCATGGTTTTAACCAAATCATGGTCAACGTTAGCCACCTCGCCAACGAAATCGAAAACTATTTCCGGGATGGACAAAGATTTGGGGTGGAAATTGGCTATTCCTTTGAAGGTCGGATTGTGGATGGTGAACTCGTCGGGGAGGCACTCGGAAGTGCCGGCGGCATGAAGCGCATCCAAGACTTTAACCCGTTTTTCGATGATACCTTTGTCGTACTTTGTGGAGATGCCTTAATTGATCTGGACTTAACCGAAGCAGTCCGATGGCACAAAGAAAAAGGCTCGATCGCCACCATCGTCATGAAATCTGTCCCCCGGGAAGAAGTATCCAGTTATGGGGTAATTGTCACGGACGAAACGGGCCGCGTCAAGCAATTCCAAGAAAAACCGTCCGTAGCAGAAGCCATCAGCACCAACATTAACACGGGTATTTATATTTTTGAGCCGGAAGTGTTGAATTACATTCCCTCGGGCCAAGAATATGATATCGGGGGTCAGCTATTTCCGCAACTGGTAGAAATGGGTGCACCGTTCTACGGCATCGCAATGGATTTCCAATGGGTGGATATTGGAAAAGTGCCGGACTATTGGCGCGCAATTCGCGGAGTGTTAAACGGAGAAATCCAAAATGTCTCGATTCCCGGCAAAGAGCTCATTCCGGGGGTTTACACCGGCTTAAATGTCGCGGTGAACCTGGATAAGGTAGATATTAAAGGGCCGGTGTACATTGGGGCAATGACCCAAATTGAAGATGGGGCCAAAATTATTGGGCCTTCGATGATCGGGCCCAGTTGCCGAATTTGCAGTGGCGCAACGGTGGAAAATAGCGTAATTTTTGAATATTCTCGCTTAGGTCCAGGGGTGCGCTTAGTTGATAAACTGGTGTTTGGGCGCTACTGCGTCGATAAAACAGGTGCATCCATTGATGTCCAAGCAGCGGCCCTGGATTGGTTGATTACCGACACTCGTCAGGCTATTCCTGTGAATACCCCCGAGGAAGGCAGGGCGATCGCCGAACTCCTCGAAAGCGAAGGTCGCCCTTAG
- the ctpA gene encoding carboxyl-terminal processing protease CtpA has product MAKRVFRVGLLLVLQFTLACCWWTPEAFALSEEQQLISQAWRIVNYSYVDESFNHQNWWFVRQKALKHPLSNREETYGQIQEMLASLDDPFTRLLKPDQYRSLQVNTSGELTGVGLQIALDEETGTVAVIAPIDGSPGQKAGLLSGDRILKIEGTSTVGLTLDEAAARMRGPIGTTVTLTIRRAETQAVEEVPLVRELIALNPVTSKLQQTPDGRSVGYIRLSQFNANAATEIAQTVQAFEEQGADAYILDLRSNPGGLLQAGIEIARLWLDGGTIVYTVNRQGIVGSFEAIDEALTDDPLVVLVDRGTASASEILAGALQDNGRALLVGEKTFGKGLIQSLFDLADGSGLAVTVAKYETPNHRDIHKLGIVPDKEVALDPISRDRLATEFDRQYQAALDLLIDPRVVAGVH; this is encoded by the coding sequence ATGGCAAAACGAGTATTCCGAGTAGGGCTGTTATTGGTCTTGCAATTTACCCTTGCCTGTTGCTGGTGGACGCCAGAGGCATTTGCCCTGAGCGAAGAGCAGCAGTTGATTTCGCAAGCGTGGCGGATCGTGAACTACTCTTATGTAGATGAGAGCTTTAACCATCAAAATTGGTGGTTCGTGCGGCAAAAAGCACTGAAACATCCCCTATCCAATCGCGAAGAAACTTATGGGCAGATTCAAGAAATGCTGGCGAGTTTGGATGACCCCTTTACCCGATTATTAAAACCCGATCAGTATCGAAGTTTACAAGTAAATACCTCGGGAGAGTTAACGGGGGTGGGTTTACAAATTGCGTTAGATGAGGAAACGGGAACTGTCGCCGTGATTGCCCCGATTGATGGGTCCCCAGGTCAGAAAGCGGGATTGCTCTCGGGCGATCGCATTCTGAAAATTGAAGGCACCTCTACGGTGGGTTTAACCTTAGATGAAGCGGCAGCGAGAATGCGCGGCCCTATTGGAACCACCGTCACCCTCACCATTAGACGAGCAGAAACTCAAGCGGTGGAAGAGGTTCCTCTAGTCCGGGAGTTGATTGCCTTAAACCCCGTTACCTCAAAATTGCAGCAAACCCCCGATGGTCGTTCCGTGGGCTACATTCGGCTGAGTCAATTCAACGCTAATGCCGCAACGGAAATTGCCCAAACGGTACAGGCATTTGAGGAGCAAGGGGCGGATGCTTACATTCTCGACTTGCGGAGTAATCCGGGCGGACTTTTACAAGCGGGGATAGAAATTGCCCGACTGTGGCTCGATGGCGGTACGATAGTCTATACAGTGAACCGGCAAGGCATAGTCGGCAGCTTTGAAGCGATAGATGAAGCATTGACCGATGATCCCTTAGTGGTGTTAGTCGATCGCGGGACTGCCAGCGCCAGTGAAATTCTGGCCGGTGCTCTACAGGATAATGGACGGGCCTTGTTGGTGGGAGAAAAAACGTTTGGCAAGGGGTTGATTCAGTCCCTATTTGACTTAGCCGATGGTTCGGGATTAGCAGTAACCGTGGCGAAGTACGAAACGCCAAATCACCGGGATATTCACAAGTTGGGGATCGTTCCCGATAAAGAGGTGGCATTAGATCCGATATCGCGAGATCGCTTGGCAACGGAGTTTGATCGCCAATATCAAGCGGCATTGGACTTACTCATTGATCCCAGGGTGGTGGCGGGTGTGCACTAG
- a CDS encoding tetratricopeptide repeat protein, with protein sequence MNPGFFGHQQHRNSYPRTPDSALAHQGSGLVKGPARGKRQRRSTWEGPSTSGVALGSQGLSPQQLRQQASVTVQRGDYAGAIALLSSLVSQNLASAIDYNNRGLMYFQSGEYEKALADYNYAIELDSQLSQAYNNRGNCYAALGLQVEATLDYDMAIDLNPFNVRALINQGITLREMEIYELAIENFEIALGLGQIEGHIFAERGRTYHVMGEWNAAIADYRRALEFLPESTASSGEVSTRLRSLVKNWIHELIGSSDTDPHS encoded by the coding sequence ATGAATCCTGGCTTTTTTGGTCATCAGCAACATAGAAATAGCTATCCGCGCACTCCGGATTCGGCTTTGGCTCATCAAGGGTCGGGTCTGGTGAAGGGGCCTGCACGGGGCAAACGCCAGCGCCGGTCTACCTGGGAAGGCCCCTCCACCAGTGGGGTGGCGTTGGGCTCCCAAGGGTTATCCCCGCAGCAGTTACGTCAACAAGCGAGTGTGACGGTTCAACGGGGAGACTATGCCGGGGCGATCGCCCTGCTGAGTTCGTTAGTCTCTCAGAATCTCGCCAGTGCGATTGACTACAACAATCGGGGGTTGATGTATTTCCAAAGTGGGGAGTATGAGAAAGCCCTGGCTGATTATAACTATGCCATTGAGCTAGATTCTCAACTGTCGCAAGCCTACAACAATCGAGGCAATTGCTATGCAGCTTTAGGGTTGCAGGTAGAAGCAACCCTAGACTACGACATGGCGATCGACCTGAATCCGTTTAACGTGCGGGCGCTGATTAATCAGGGGATCACCTTGCGGGAAATGGAAATCTATGAATTGGCGATCGAGAATTTTGAGATAGCTTTGGGACTCGGGCAAATTGAAGGGCATATCTTTGCTGAACGAGGCCGGACCTATCATGTAATGGGAGAATGGAACGCGGCGATCGCTGACTATCGACGGGCACTGGAATTTTTGCCTGAGTCTACCGCTTCATCCGGTGAGGTTTCCACCCGGTTGCGATCGCTGGTGAAAAATTGGATTCATGAACTAATTGGGTCTTCCGACACTGACCCCCATTCCTAA
- a CDS encoding RNA-guided endonuclease InsQ/TnpB family protein, whose protein sequence is MLKVVKVRLYPNREQKQLLEESFGNCRFLWNYCLDLMNKTYKETGKGLSGYEVKKQIPSLKKEYEWLKLTYSQCLQQVCLNLGVAFNNFFERRAGYPSFKSKHGKQSIHYPQNVKVLDGSLKLPSIGEVKAIIHRPISGKVKTVTVSKNRCDQYFASVLFEEGKGKPESSAEGKAVGIDLGLTHFAITSDGSKFDNPRWLNKHKQNLKCKQQQLSRKQKGSNNCNKARKKVARVHNKISRCREDFHHKLSLSIVNENQVIVVEDLAVKNMVKNHCLAKAISQVGWGQFCTMLKYKAEQEGKIYQEVDRFFPSSKTCHVCLNQVGSLPLDIRHWTCTNCGSKHDRDVNAAIMIRNEGLRILTSGTGDKAYRQTVRRSNRGRKKSTTTLVSG, encoded by the coding sequence ATGTTAAAGGTCGTCAAGGTAAGACTATATCCGAATAGAGAACAGAAGCAGTTGCTAGAGGAGTCCTTTGGCAATTGCCGTTTTCTGTGGAACTACTGTCTTGACTTGATGAATAAAACCTATAAGGAGACAGGTAAAGGATTGTCTGGGTATGAAGTTAAAAAGCAAATACCCTCACTCAAAAAAGAGTATGAATGGTTGAAGCTAACCTACTCCCAATGCCTACAGCAAGTCTGTCTCAATCTGGGTGTAGCCTTCAACAATTTCTTTGAAAGGAGAGCGGGTTATCCTAGCTTTAAGTCGAAGCATGGAAAACAATCTATCCATTACCCTCAGAATGTTAAGGTGTTGGATGGTTCATTGAAGCTCCCATCTATTGGAGAAGTCAAAGCAATTATTCACCGTCCTATAAGTGGGAAAGTAAAGACTGTTACTGTCTCCAAAAACCGTTGTGACCAATACTTTGCTTCAGTGTTATTTGAGGAGGGTAAAGGAAAGCCTGAATCTAGTGCTGAAGGCAAAGCAGTCGGTATAGACTTGGGGTTAACTCATTTTGCTATCACTTCTGATGGTTCAAAATTTGACAACCCTAGATGGCTAAATAAACACAAACAAAACTTAAAGTGTAAACAACAACAACTTTCTCGTAAGCAAAAAGGCTCAAATAACTGCAATAAGGCTAGAAAGAAAGTAGCTAGAGTTCACAATAAGATATCCCGATGTCGAGAAGATTTTCATCACAAGCTATCGCTGTCGATAGTTAACGAAAACCAAGTGATTGTGGTTGAAGATCTAGCAGTCAAGAACATGGTCAAGAATCACTGTCTAGCCAAGGCAATCAGCCAGGTTGGATGGGGACAATTCTGTACTATGCTCAAGTACAAGGCTGAACAAGAAGGGAAGATATATCAAGAGGTGGATAGATTCTTTCCTAGCTCTAAAACTTGTCATGTTTGTCTCAATCAAGTTGGTAGTCTACCCCTGGACATAAGACATTGGACTTGTACCAACTGTGGATCGAAACATGATCGGGATGTCAATGCGGCAATAATGATCAGAAATGAAGGTCTACGAATATTGACCTCGGGAACCGGGGATAAAGCCTATCGCCAGACAGTAAGACGTAGTAATAGAGGACGAAAGAAATCTACTACTACGCTTGTCTCTGGGTAG
- the petB gene encoding cytochrome b6: protein MFSKEVTNSKTYQWFEERLEIQALAEDITSKYVPPHVNIFYCLGGITLVCFLIQFATGFAMTFYYRPTVTEAFSSIQYLMTEVNFGWLIRSVHRWSASMMVLMMILHVFRVYLTGGFKKPRELTWVTGVILAVITVSFGVTGYSLPWDQVGYWAVKIVSGVPEAIPVVGSTIVELLRGGTSVGQGTLTRYYSLHTFVLPWLIAVFMLLHFLMIRKQGISGPL, encoded by the coding sequence ATGTTTTCCAAAGAAGTAACGAACTCCAAAACATACCAGTGGTTTGAAGAGCGCCTCGAAATTCAGGCGCTTGCTGAGGACATCACCAGCAAGTACGTCCCTCCCCATGTCAATATCTTCTACTGCTTGGGCGGGATTACGCTAGTCTGCTTCCTCATCCAATTTGCCACTGGGTTCGCGATGACCTTCTATTATCGCCCCACCGTTACCGAAGCCTTTTCCTCCATCCAGTACCTGATGACTGAGGTCAACTTCGGCTGGCTCATCCGTTCCGTCCATCGCTGGTCCGCCAGTATGATGGTCCTGATGATGATTCTGCACGTTTTCCGAGTTTACCTAACCGGCGGTTTCAAAAAACCTCGGGAACTCACCTGGGTCACCGGCGTAATCCTGGCGGTAATTACCGTCTCCTTTGGCGTAACCGGCTACTCTCTCCCTTGGGATCAAGTGGGTTACTGGGCCGTTAAGATCGTCTCTGGGGTACCCGAAGCCATCCCTGTGGTCGGTTCTACCATTGTGGAACTGCTGCGTGGTGGGACCAGTGTGGGTCAAGGCACCTTGACTCGCTATTACAGCCTGCACACCTTCGTGTTGCCTTGGTTGATTGCCGTGTTCATGTTGCTGCACTTCTTAATGATTCGCAAGCAAGGTATTTCCGGTCCCTTGTAA
- a CDS encoding TerC family protein: MLDRFSDFYPHNIGIETGFLLLILVALESVLSADNAIALASIAQGLSDPKIQRQALNFGLLAAFILRIALIFTATWVINFWQFQLIGALYLLWLVFQYFTSSEGEDNQRSGPKYSSLWQTIPIIAMTDLAFSLDSVTTAIAVSSEIWLIVTGATIGIVALRFMAGLFIRWLDEYVHLEDAGYITVGLVGLRLLLRVFDADFVLPEWFLISSVVVLFIWGFSLRKPETELENAVESATSNEAEAVAPIQETEEVIQD; this comes from the coding sequence ATGCTAGACCGATTTAGTGATTTTTATCCCCATAATATCGGAATTGAAACAGGTTTCCTGCTGCTAATTTTAGTAGCGTTGGAGTCGGTGCTCTCGGCAGACAATGCGATCGCCCTAGCATCGATTGCCCAAGGATTATCGGACCCGAAGATCCAGCGTCAGGCCCTCAATTTTGGTCTACTGGCTGCTTTTATCCTACGGATAGCGCTGATTTTTACCGCCACCTGGGTGATCAACTTTTGGCAGTTCCAGCTCATTGGAGCGCTTTATTTGTTGTGGTTAGTCTTTCAATATTTTACGTCCTCAGAAGGTGAAGACAATCAGCGCAGTGGCCCGAAATATAGTTCATTGTGGCAAACGATTCCCATCATTGCCATGACGGATTTGGCCTTTTCGTTGGATAGTGTCACCACCGCCATTGCTGTTTCCTCAGAAATTTGGCTGATTGTGACTGGCGCAACCATTGGTATTGTTGCCCTGAGGTTTATGGCGGGGTTATTTATCCGCTGGTTGGATGAATATGTTCACCTAGAAGATGCCGGCTATATTACCGTAGGCTTGGTGGGATTGCGTCTGCTGCTGCGAGTGTTTGACGCCGATTTCGTCCTGCCGGAATGGTTCTTGATTTCTTCGGTGGTGGTGTTATTCATCTGGGGCTTTTCCCTCAGAAAGCCCGAGACTGAACTGGAAAATGCCGTGGAATCTGCTACGAGTAATGAGGCAGAGGCCGTGGCTCCAATTCAAGAAACGGAAGAAGTCATTCAGGATTAA
- the petD gene encoding cytochrome b6-f complex subunit IV: MSILKKPDLSDPKLRAKLAMGMGHNYYGEPAWPNDLLYVFPVVILGTIALCVGLGVLDPAMVGEPADPFATPLEILPEWYLWPSFQMLRVVPNKLLGIALMGAIPVGLMVIPFIENVNKFQNPFRRPLATAVFLFGTLFTIWLGVGAIMPIDKSLTLGLF, encoded by the coding sequence ATGTCTATTTTGAAAAAGCCGGATCTCAGCGATCCGAAGTTGCGGGCGAAATTGGCAATGGGGATGGGCCATAACTATTATGGCGAACCCGCTTGGCCCAATGACCTGCTGTATGTCTTCCCCGTAGTTATTCTCGGGACGATCGCCCTGTGTGTTGGATTAGGTGTTCTCGACCCCGCAATGGTTGGAGAACCTGCTGACCCCTTTGCCACCCCTCTGGAAATTCTTCCCGAATGGTATCTGTGGCCTTCGTTCCAGATGCTGCGTGTCGTTCCTAACAAACTGTTAGGAATTGCCTTGATGGGTGCGATTCCCGTTGGTTTGATGGTTATTCCCTTTATTGAGAATGTCAACAAATTCCAAAACCCCTTCCGTCGTCCTCTGGCTACGGCAGTGTTCCTGTTTGGTACTTTGTTCACCATCTGGTTGGGAGTCGGTGCAATCATGCCGATCGACAAGTCTTTGACTCTCGGTCTATTCTAA
- the ndk gene encoding nucleoside-diphosphate kinase: MERTFIAIKPDGVQRKLIGEIIRRFEAKGFTLVGLKMMSVPRELAEKHYEVHQEKPFFPGLVKFITSGPLVAMVWEGDGVVSSARKIIGATNPLTAEPGTIRGDFGVSVGRNLIHGSDAIETAAKEISLWFTPEELVSWDSAMAGWLYE, encoded by the coding sequence TTGGAACGGACATTTATCGCAATCAAGCCCGATGGAGTCCAACGCAAACTCATCGGGGAAATTATTCGGCGGTTTGAAGCCAAAGGGTTTACCCTGGTGGGACTGAAAATGATGAGCGTGCCTCGGGAGTTGGCCGAAAAGCATTACGAGGTTCACCAGGAAAAACCTTTCTTTCCTGGGTTAGTGAAGTTCATCACCTCGGGTCCATTGGTGGCAATGGTATGGGAAGGAGATGGAGTGGTTTCCTCCGCTCGCAAAATCATTGGCGCAACCAATCCCTTAACGGCAGAACCAGGGACGATTCGCGGAGACTTTGGGGTGAGTGTCGGACGCAACCTGATCCACGGGTCCGATGCGATCGAAACTGCGGCCAAGGAAATTAGCCTATGGTTTACACCGGAAGAATTGGTGAGTTGGGATTCAGCGATGGCAGGTTGGCTTTACGAATAG
- the speA gene encoding biosynthetic arginine decarboxylase, with the protein MGVKPNIAETNLGENSTDGNGTEDRGSGAIAPIVLHPSKQAQRWTIEESEELYRIKGWGEPYFSINAAGHVTVSPRGDRGGSLDLLELVEALGQRNLDLPLLIRFSDILEDRIERLNACFSKAIARYKYPGVYRGVFPVKCNQQRHLIEDLVRFGQPHQFGLEAGSKPELMIALATLKTEGALVICNGYKDREYIETAILAQRLGQRAIVVIEQLEEVEMVIAASKSLGIQPVLGVRAKLMSKGIGRWGGSSGDRAKFGLTIPEIIHAVDQLAGADMLSCLQLLHFHIGSQISAISKVKDAIRESSQIYVELAKLGANMKYLDVGGGLGVDYDGSKTNFHASKNYNMQNYANDIVAEVKEACEEGQVPMPTLISESGRAIASHQSVLIFNVLGTSDVSIHPPEPSTEKEHLILRNLSDTYHSIKAENYQEAYHDAIQFKEEAISLFNFGYLSLRERARAEQLYWACCGKIQAIVRDVDYVPDDLEELEKIMASIYYINLSVFQSAPDSWAIDQLFPIMPIHRLDEKPTERGTLADLTCDSDGKIDQFIDLLDVKHVLELHRLKPDEPYYLGMFLGGAYQEIMGNLHNLFGDTNTVHIKLTPKGYEIEHVVKGDTMKEVLSYVQYDAEDMIESIRKQTEQALKDGNITLQESQRLLQNYERCLGRYTYLTT; encoded by the coding sequence ATGGGAGTTAAGCCAAATATCGCCGAGACCAACCTCGGGGAAAACTCGACGGATGGGAACGGGACGGAAGACAGGGGGTCAGGGGCGATCGCCCCCATTGTGTTGCATCCCTCTAAGCAGGCGCAACGTTGGACCATTGAGGAGAGTGAGGAACTGTATCGGATTAAAGGCTGGGGAGAGCCTTATTTTTCGATTAATGCCGCAGGTCATGTGACGGTCTCTCCCCGGGGCGATCGCGGTGGGTCGTTGGATTTGCTGGAACTGGTCGAGGCCCTCGGACAGCGCAATCTGGATTTACCCCTGCTGATTCGCTTTTCGGATATTTTAGAAGACCGGATCGAGCGCTTGAATGCTTGCTTTTCTAAGGCGATCGCGCGCTACAAGTACCCCGGGGTCTATCGCGGGGTGTTTCCCGTCAAGTGCAACCAACAACGCCATCTGATTGAGGATTTAGTCCGCTTCGGTCAACCCCATCAATTTGGCCTGGAAGCGGGTTCTAAACCGGAACTGATGATTGCCCTCGCGACGCTCAAAACCGAGGGTGCCTTGGTGATTTGTAATGGCTACAAAGACCGGGAATACATTGAAACGGCAATTTTAGCCCAGCGTCTGGGTCAACGGGCGATCGTGGTGATCGAACAGTTGGAAGAGGTGGAGATGGTGATTGCCGCCTCCAAATCCCTGGGGATTCAGCCAGTCTTAGGGGTGCGGGCTAAACTGATGAGCAAAGGGATTGGTCGCTGGGGAGGTTCCTCGGGCGATCGGGCTAAATTTGGTCTGACCATTCCCGAAATCATCCATGCGGTGGATCAACTCGCTGGCGCTGATATGCTCTCCTGTCTCCAGTTGCTACATTTTCATATTGGTTCGCAAATTTCCGCCATTAGCAAGGTTAAAGATGCCATCCGCGAATCCAGCCAGATTTATGTAGAGTTGGCCAAGTTGGGGGCCAATATGAAGTATTTGGATGTGGGCGGTGGTTTGGGGGTGGATTACGATGGTTCTAAAACCAATTTCCATGCTTCCAAAAACTACAATATGCAAAACTACGCCAATGATATTGTGGCGGAAGTGAAGGAAGCCTGCGAAGAAGGTCAGGTGCCGATGCCGACTTTAATCAGCGAAAGTGGACGGGCGATCGCCTCCCATCAGTCGGTTTTAATTTTTAATGTCCTCGGCACCAGTGATGTCTCGATTCACCCCCCGGAACCGAGTACGGAAAAAGAACATCTGATTCTGCGGAATCTGTCAGATACCTATCACTCGATTAAAGCTGAAAATTACCAAGAAGCCTATCACGATGCCATCCAATTTAAAGAGGAGGCGATTAGCTTATTTAATTTCGGCTATTTGAGTTTGCGGGAACGCGCCCGGGCGGAACAACTCTACTGGGCTTGTTGTGGGAAAATTCAGGCGATCGTTCGGGATGTGGATTATGTTCCGGATGATTTGGAGGAGTTGGAAAAAATTATGGCCTCCATCTACTACATTAATTTGTCGGTTTTTCAATCGGCACCGGATAGTTGGGCGATCGACCAGTTATTCCCGATTATGCCCATTCATCGCTTAGATGAAAAACCCACTGAACGCGGTACTCTCGCGGATTTGACCTGTGATAGTGATGGTAAAATCGACCAATTCATTGACTTGCTCGATGTCAAGCACGTTCTGGAATTGCATCGCCTCAAACCCGATGAACCCTACTATTTAGGAATGTTTCTCGGCGGTGCTTATCAGGAAATTATGGGCAATCTGCATAATTTGTTTGGGGATACTAATACCGTGCATATTAAGCTGACTCCCAAAGGCTATGAAATCGAACACGTGGTCAAAGGGGATACGATGAAAGAAGTCCTCAGCTATGTCCAATATGATGCGGAAGACATGATTGAAAGTATCCGCAAGCAGACGGAACAGGCGTTAAAGGATGGGAATATTACCTTGCAAGAATCTCAACGATTGCTGCAAAATTACGAGCGCTGTTTGGGTCGTTACACTTATTTAACGACATAA
- the psaM gene encoding photosystem I reaction center subunit XII, protein MGISETQVLVALVVALIPGILAFRLATELYK, encoded by the coding sequence ATGGGAATCTCTGAAACCCAAGTTTTAGTCGCACTGGTTGTTGCTTTAATTCCGGGAATCTTAGCCTTCCGTCTGGCAACCGAACTGTACAAGTAA
- a CDS encoding segregation/condensation protein A — translation MTGSLAQNAISLLIELAQTGEIDPWDVQVIEVIDRYLSKLSQVHEAGRVEREAALSETGQAFLYASMLVLLKADALARSESLLDDPNASEEEEGEFLDPMDEEGQGGNIPRQLELQLKRRAVAPTPKKRRVTLQELIEQLQLMSMAIETPPRRRAKRHGASKSTASTVRALTELADQENISEVADRLTRFLLAYAEKLDLCESWLELEALLEGLMDQRGDRPPGESADPPSLPTSNDRVGVFSALLLLSAQSKVELSQEQFYGDLKIRAIVDADPVESPPTLNEAMV, via the coding sequence ATGACTGGTTCTTTAGCTCAAAATGCGATCTCACTCCTCATTGAGTTGGCACAAACTGGTGAAATCGATCCCTGGGATGTCCAAGTGATTGAGGTGATTGACCGATATCTCAGTAAACTGTCTCAAGTTCATGAAGCAGGACGAGTTGAGCGGGAAGCGGCTTTATCGGAGACGGGACAGGCATTTCTGTATGCCTCGATGTTGGTTTTACTGAAAGCGGATGCCTTGGCGCGTTCGGAATCTCTGCTGGATGACCCCAATGCTTCGGAGGAGGAAGAGGGGGAATTTCTGGACCCGATGGATGAGGAAGGGCAAGGGGGGAATATTCCCAGACAGCTAGAATTGCAACTCAAACGGCGGGCGGTCGCACCTACGCCTAAAAAACGCCGAGTTACCCTGCAAGAGTTGATTGAGCAGTTGCAGTTGATGTCAATGGCGATCGAAACGCCACCTCGCCGCCGTGCGAAACGACATGGCGCATCGAAATCTACGGCGAGTACGGTTCGGGCGCTGACGGAGTTAGCGGACCAAGAAAATATCTCGGAAGTGGCCGATCGCCTGACTCGTTTTTTGTTGGCCTATGCGGAAAAACTGGATCTCTGTGAATCCTGGTTAGAATTGGAGGCGCTTTTAGAGGGGTTGATGGACCAGCGTGGCGATCGCCCCCCTGGAGAATCCGCCGATCCACCGTCCCTCCCAACTTCCAATGACCGCGTGGGAGTCTTTTCCGCCCTGCTTTTACTCTCGGCCCAGTCCAAGGTTGAACTATCCCAAGAACAATTTTACGGAGACCTAAAAATCCGGGCGATCGTTGATGCAGACCCTGTAGAGAGCCCACCCACTCTCAACGAGGCAATGGTTTAG